In one window of Aquimarina spinulae DNA:
- a CDS encoding phosphoenolpyruvate carboxylase, protein MARKPKIERFNENVLAKYQIYNSIFITLPFDTISNTGVLLPLFKEVCEKGYDQHKNPTEIVEDFFLLYQDNPESKEKHDLLFRFIQYIERQVVLFDAIEDAAFPVVNNMDGRGTLRSIKEEAQAKGKLEELKDYLRRFKIRPTLTAHPTQFYPGTVLGIIHDLDDAIRNNDSPRIKKLLAQLGKTAFFKKEKPTPYDEAVSLIWYLENVFYHSAGTIYNYIQQNIFEGEDLENDLINLGFWPGGDRDGNPFVTTEITLKVAKRLRKTILINYYRDIRVLKRRITFGNLQDKIAVLENALYDNFYYAKTAEPLSIETLMNGLLEIREELIKEHQSLFLEDLQDLINKVKIFGFHFGTLDVRQDSRVHHKVLTEVVQKTNKLGLDIFPKQYESLSEKEQVSVLSSIKGKLDPSVFDDDITRATIESIYAIKTIQQNNGERAANRYIISNNGSELNIVETFALIRLCGWEFPTLDVIPLFETVPDLQVSDQVMESLYNNPEYMGHLKRRGMKQTIMLGFSDGTKDGGYLMANWGIFKAKEALTEVSRKYNVKVIFFDGRGGPPARGGGNTNQFYASLGPTIEDEEIQLTVQGQTISSNFGTLDSCQYNLEQLLGAGVENELTSNEGNLFSVENKQTMQKLADISYQTYVDFKNHPKFLPYLEHMSTLKYYGKANIGSRPSKRSKSATLDFGDLRAIPFVGSWSQLKQNVPGFYGVGTALKVFEEKGEFDKVMSLYKGSPFFRTLIGNSMMSLTKSFFELTSYMKEDEEYGAFWDIIHDEYLLTKRLLFKLTGYSELMQNEPAGKASIDIRENIVLPLLTIQQYALKKIQDLNKNKDVNPEDIAIYEKMVTRSLFGNINASRNSA, encoded by the coding sequence ATGGCTAGAAAACCAAAAATTGAACGTTTTAATGAAAACGTTCTTGCTAAGTACCAGATATACAATAGTATATTTATAACATTACCTTTTGATACTATAAGTAACACAGGGGTGTTATTACCACTTTTTAAAGAAGTGTGCGAGAAAGGCTATGATCAGCACAAGAACCCTACAGAAATTGTAGAAGACTTTTTTTTATTATACCAGGATAATCCTGAGTCAAAAGAAAAGCATGATTTGTTATTTAGGTTTATTCAGTATATCGAACGTCAAGTTGTATTGTTTGATGCAATAGAAGATGCTGCCTTTCCTGTAGTAAATAATATGGATGGTCGAGGGACTTTAAGAAGTATCAAAGAAGAAGCCCAAGCAAAAGGTAAATTAGAAGAGTTAAAAGATTATCTAAGGAGATTTAAAATTCGTCCAACCTTAACAGCTCATCCTACACAATTTTACCCAGGAACAGTACTCGGGATTATTCATGATTTAGACGATGCAATTCGTAATAATGATTCTCCTAGAATAAAAAAACTACTAGCTCAACTAGGTAAAACTGCTTTTTTTAAGAAAGAAAAACCAACACCTTATGATGAAGCAGTAAGCTTGATCTGGTATTTAGAAAATGTATTTTATCATTCTGCAGGAACCATATATAATTATATCCAGCAAAATATATTTGAAGGAGAAGATCTCGAAAATGATTTAATTAATTTAGGATTCTGGCCCGGAGGAGATAGAGACGGAAACCCATTTGTAACGACAGAGATTACTTTAAAAGTAGCAAAACGATTACGAAAAACAATTTTGATTAATTATTATCGTGATATTCGAGTATTAAAACGAAGAATTACTTTTGGTAACCTTCAGGATAAAATAGCGGTCTTAGAAAATGCATTGTATGATAACTTTTATTATGCAAAAACCGCAGAACCATTATCTATAGAAACATTAATGAATGGATTGCTCGAGATTAGAGAAGAATTAATAAAAGAGCACCAATCTTTATTTCTAGAAGACCTGCAAGATCTAATTAATAAGGTGAAAATTTTTGGTTTTCATTTCGGCACACTTGATGTTCGACAAGATTCAAGAGTTCATCACAAAGTGCTTACAGAAGTTGTACAGAAGACGAATAAATTGGGGTTAGATATTTTTCCTAAACAATATGAATCTCTTTCTGAAAAAGAACAGGTTAGTGTGCTTTCTTCTATTAAAGGAAAATTAGATCCTTCTGTTTTTGATGATGATATAACAAGAGCAACAATAGAATCTATTTATGCAATAAAAACGATACAGCAAAATAATGGAGAACGAGCAGCTAATCGTTATATTATTAGTAATAATGGAAGCGAACTTAATATAGTAGAGACATTTGCATTAATAAGGCTTTGTGGTTGGGAATTTCCTACGCTAGATGTAATTCCTCTTTTTGAAACAGTGCCAGATTTACAGGTTTCAGACCAGGTAATGGAGTCTTTATATAATAATCCAGAATATATGGGGCATCTAAAACGCCGCGGAATGAAACAAACTATTATGCTTGGTTTTTCTGATGGAACCAAGGATGGAGGATACCTTATGGCGAATTGGGGAATCTTTAAAGCCAAAGAAGCATTAACCGAAGTTTCTAGAAAATACAATGTAAAAGTTATATTCTTTGATGGTAGAGGAGGACCACCTGCAAGAGGAGGAGGAAATACAAATCAATTTTATGCATCTCTTGGGCCAACAATCGAAGATGAGGAAATTCAATTAACTGTTCAGGGGCAGACGATTAGTTCTAATTTTGGGACACTGGATTCTTGTCAGTATAATTTAGAACAATTATTAGGAGCCGGAGTAGAAAATGAATTAACAAGTAACGAGGGTAATCTTTTCTCTGTAGAGAATAAGCAGACTATGCAAAAGCTTGCTGATATAAGTTATCAAACTTATGTTGATTTTAAAAATCACCCTAAATTTCTTCCGTACCTGGAGCATATGAGTACATTAAAGTACTACGGGAAAGCAAATATTGGTAGCCGACCTTCTAAAAGAAGTAAAAGCGCAACTTTAGATTTTGGTGATTTAAGAGCAATACCTTTTGTAGGAAGTTGGAGCCAGTTAAAACAAAATGTCCCTGGCTTTTATGGAGTAGGAACAGCTCTAAAAGTATTTGAAGAAAAAGGAGAATTTGATAAAGTAATGTCTCTGTATAAAGGTTCACCATTTTTTAGAACGTTGATCGGTAATAGTATGATGAGTCTTACGAAGTCCTTTTTTGAATTAACTTCTTATATGAAAGAAGATGAGGAGTATGGTGCATTTTGGGATATCATTCATGACGAATACTTGTTAACCAAACGATTGTTATTTAAGTTAACGGGATACTCAGAGTTAATGCAAAACGAACCTGCAGGAAAAGCATCTATCGATATTAGAGAAAATATCGTATTGCCCTTGCTCACGATACAGCAATATGCATTGAAGAAAATTCAGGATTTAAATAAAAATAAAGATGTAAACCCTGAAGATATTGCAATTTATGAGAAAATGGTCACTCGTTCTTTGTTTGGGAATATTAATGCGAGCCGTAATTCGGCATAA
- a CDS encoding DinB family protein, which translates to MVSQLKEGEFNPYYETYIAKAESPDIVKGLESGQKEFVDFVQSIPEEKLTHAYAGDKWTVAEVLQHVIDGERIFAYRALRFARNDKTPIMGFEQDDYVPYSNANNYSKEELISDFQSARTNSISLFKSFTDEMLTRIGEASGSPMSSRAAGYILIGHQKHHFEVIKERYL; encoded by the coding sequence ATGGTATCACAGTTAAAAGAAGGGGAATTTAATCCGTATTATGAAACATATATTGCTAAAGCAGAGTCGCCTGATATTGTAAAGGGATTAGAAAGCGGCCAAAAAGAATTTGTTGATTTTGTGCAATCCATTCCTGAGGAAAAACTTACTCATGCCTATGCAGGGGATAAGTGGACTGTTGCAGAAGTGTTACAACATGTAATTGATGGGGAACGTATTTTTGCATATCGTGCCTTGCGTTTTGCAAGGAATGATAAAACACCAATTATGGGGTTTGAACAAGATGATTATGTTCCGTATTCAAATGCGAATAATTATAGCAAAGAAGAATTGATTTCAGATTTTCAGTCTGCAAGAACTAACTCTATTTCATTATTCAAAAGCTTCACTGATGAAATGTTAACCAGAATAGGAGAGGCGAGTGGTAGCCCTATGAGTTCAAGAGCTGCAGGATATATATTAATAGGACATCAAAAACATCATTTTGAGGTTATAAAAGAAAGATATTTATAA
- a CDS encoding alpha/beta hydrolase, with translation MSAIEKETSYTTTNTYSTLNNLHPDTKNIWLVFHGIGYLSRYFIRLFESLDKEDNYFIAPQAPSKYYKGNNYRSVGSSWLTKENTLAETKNVLRYVDAILTSEELPEHAKLIILGYSQGVSIASRWVASRKINCDALVMISGGFPKELSREDFSFLTDQTKITHILGEKDPFFEIEKVEAEKVRVQQILPQIEFRTHPGGHELDPKTLIDLL, from the coding sequence ATGAGTGCTATCGAAAAAGAAACTTCTTACACTACTACAAACACCTATTCTACACTTAATAATCTACACCCTGATACTAAAAATATTTGGTTAGTTTTTCATGGGATCGGATACTTAAGTAGATATTTTATACGGTTGTTTGAAAGCCTTGATAAAGAAGATAATTATTTTATTGCACCGCAGGCTCCTTCTAAATACTATAAAGGCAATAATTACAGAAGTGTTGGTTCTAGTTGGTTAACCAAAGAAAACACCTTGGCAGAGACCAAAAATGTATTACGATATGTAGATGCAATACTAACATCTGAAGAGCTGCCTGAGCATGCAAAGTTAATTATCTTAGGGTACTCTCAAGGAGTAAGTATTGCCAGTCGGTGGGTTGCCAGTCGTAAAATTAATTGTGATGCCCTGGTTATGATTTCTGGCGGTTTTCCTAAAGAATTATCCAGAGAAGATTTTTCTTTTCTAACTGATCAAACAAAAATCACTCATATTCTGGGGGAAAAAGATCCTTTTTTTGAAATCGAAAAAGTTGAAGCCGAGAAAGTACGAGTGCAGCAAATATTACCACAGATTGAATTTAGAACGCATCCAGGAGGACACGAGCTAGACCCAAAAACCTTAATCGACTTATTATAA